GTCTGTGCGTGCTTTGAGAAACAATGGGTAAGGAAGTGCTGGTGGATCGATTGGTTGAATGTTGAAAAGCGTTGGTGTTCTGTGGTTGATTATGACTTTGCACATTCGGTGATGTATGGAACGGTTGCTGGTGACGTGGATTCATCTGAAGTCGTCTCATCGGTTGTGCTGGTTGAGCTGGTGGGCTTTGATGTGTTGCTAAGTGCAGCAGAGTATGGTGTTGCTGTCCGCAGATGCGACAGGAACCTCGTGAACATTCTCTGGACATGTGTCCTCTGGAAAGACAATTGAAGCATAATTGATTCGCCTTTACGACATTTCTCCTCTTTTCCACCTTCATAGTCGTAAACTTCTTGCATTGGAATGTTCGATGTTGTGTGTCTTCACAGAATGAACAAGCTGTCTGAACACCAGCGTGGCTGATAATGTTGTGTAGCGGTTTTTTGGTTTCTGATGACTGTATGTATCTCGAACCAAGAGACTGAAGAACGATGCAATGGTTTTTAGAAACTCTAGCAACTTCTTGAACTCAGGAACATCTCGAGATCGATGCTCTGTTTCCCTCATTCGCAATGTTGATGAGTCTAGCTTACTCGTTAACATGTGGCCTAAAATCGTACCCCAATTCGTAGTGGATTCTCCAAGTTTATCCAACATTTGCAAGTGTTTGTCAAATTCACTGACCACATAgttcaaattttcgaaaccttCCTTTTTGATGGGGTTGATAGCAAACAAGGCGTCCAAGTGGGATTTCACcagtaattttttattttcataacgAGATTCCAACGTATTCCACGCTTAACGAAAAATTAGCCGCGGTTAATTCGATCGATCCGATTTCCTGGACTGCCTCCGCTGTTAACGACGTACGTAAATACGTAAATTTATCAATGTCAGAAAGTTGGCTATTGTCAATGATAAGATTACGGAAAGTATCCCTGAATGATAACCAATCTCGCAAATTTCCACTGAATGTTGGAAGTTTTAACTCTGGCAGCTTGACTCGCACTGCCGGAGCTGAAAACTGTTGAGCAGGCGTTGATAAAAGAACTGTAGATGAACTAGATCCCGCAGAGGATTGAAAAGCTTGCATGGATTGTTTCAGAGAGAAGTATTCATTAATGAAACTCTTGAGGATTATTTCATTTTCCTTATCTCGTCGTCGATCATGAGCTTCTACGGTTTCATCAACTTCCTGATACTCATCATCACCATCGATGTCTTCCAGAAGAAGATCAATTTCTGCCCTAGTACTGCAGAAAGAATCGTAGATCTCATCCAATTTGGTCAACCTAGCCTCCAGTTGGGGCTTGTCTCGACCTTCATGATAATTTCGCACAAACTCCTTTATTGTATCCATCACATGTCTCAGTTGTCGCTCCTTTTTCTGGAGCATTCGGAGATCCTTATTCGTCATTATGAATAACCTTACAATTGATTTTTATTGTAATCGATGAAAATGCGCGCAAAGGATCAACAACCAACAATCGAATCGAAATAAATATGATGAGTATAATATAATTCAACCAATGGACATCAATAACCTTCCCAATAAATGAAATAGACATACAATATCGATATctataattttatttaattaattttggAGCCTGTTCCAATTGTATTTGTTCTACAATGGCGGACTCTTTGTCGACGCTTTATTGTTTCACACAATAGATGTAACTGAAGGGCTTTGTTCCTATTGTGATATTGTTATAAAATTGCGGACTCTTTGTAAACGCCGTATTGTTCAACACAATGGAGATGATTAGAATGGCCGACGCCTGACCATGCATTCAGAACGCCACCTCAGACAAACCTGACCCTCTTGCAACTTATCTGAATAGTCCAACGGCGAAAATCCTGACGCGAATGACTGCCCACGTCCGATATCCGAGTATTGCAGCAGACCTCCGCTCGCTGATATGTGTCTTCCGTCAGGTATATGGACTCGTCGCGTTTCTTGGAACCTTATGTCGGTAACGCCGTATATGCAAGCACTTTGAGTTTCTCACGACACTTAACGTAGATTCACGCTTACTAAGTCTCTTCgaaatccggttcgaaggaccaaacaAAAATGTACAATCTTCGATAAATAGGTCACTGTATTACGGTTATACTAAATATAAAGAACACGTGATATGAACAATACGGATACGACTAACGATTTATTAACGATTAACATTAAACAAGAACTTGACAAAATACGTCTGATCGTTTCGAGGGTTTTATTGGAACTGATCTAAATCACTGAGTGCGGGCCCTAGTCATCTGAGTCGGGCCTTACTGTAGAAAACTACTGCTACTACTATTCCTTATCATAGTAGATAGTTTAAGTGAGAGTGAGTTCCTCCGCTCTCGCCATCATCAGTAAAGCTGATGATCGGTGCAGAGTGGGTTCGGTGGTAGAAAGCTTTCCTAATATTATacattataattcaaatgtagttctcatatgaaatgatagtgaaaccaagggattactcaaACAcgggaagcaattgtgatattaattttatagttatattatcagtgcattaagcatttcaagttattagaacatgttgtccgaaatatgatttagaacggtattaattaatattttattaaatgtaaaaaattgttatagttcgctgaaatcgattgacacaatgactgaacaat
The Toxorhynchites rutilus septentrionalis strain SRP chromosome 2, ASM2978413v1, whole genome shotgun sequence genome window above contains:
- the LOC129766918 gene encoding uncharacterized protein LOC129766918; translation: MTNKDLRMLQKKERQLRHVMDTIKEFVRNYHEGRDKPQLEARLTKLDEIYDSFCSTRAEIDLLLEDIDGDDEYQEVDETVEAHDRRRDKENEIILKSFINEYFSLKQSMQAFQSSAGSSSSTVLLSTPAQQFSAPAVRVKLPELKLPTFSGNLRDWLSFRDTFRNLIIDNSQLSDIDKFTYLRTSLTAEAVQEIGSIELTAANFSLSVEYVGISL